Genomic DNA from Synechococcus sp. UW179A:
TGCACGAGCACCACCGGTGCATCGAGATCGCGGGCCAGTTGCACCAGACTCAGTCCGTAGAGCAAACCTTCATGGAGATTACCTGCAGCTTCAAGCAGGGTAACGCCGTTCTCTGACTGCTGAAGGCTGGTCCGGAGTTGTTCAAGCCCCTCACCAGCCGCCAAGGTTCCGTTTGCAAGCCTTCGCTGTGCGGTATTAGGGGAAAGAAGATGCAGGGAAGGGATCAGGTCCTGAGGAGGCAACCCAAGGGTCTCTCCGACAAAACGGACATCGTCATCGATCAACGGTGAGGGCAGAACACCTTGATCAGATTCCCAGTCCAAACTTGTGGCAAGTGGTTTACCGAAAAGGACCCGAATACCAACCGAGCGCAGATGTCTTGCGATCCCGAGCACTAGGGCGGACTTGCCGCTGAAGGGTTCACAGGATCCAATCAGCAGCGTTGAGCCCATCCGGGAAGTCTGAGGTTGATGCCATCAATTTAGGGGGAACCTTCCTCCCCGATCTGCTCGAGCAACAACCACTGCCAGAAGCTGTCCGGCAAATCCTGACGGCCAGCTTCAACGGTTTGCATCAGCCAATCGAGCAGTTGATGCGCGGGGCATCTAAACGAATAGTGCTGATCAGCCCAATCCTGAAAGCGCAATTCACAGCGACACGCCTGCAGCGGAGCATTGGCAGGGCTCCAGCTCAGCTCGTACCGATGGGGCTGAGCGTCACTGCGGGCACGCTGGCCTTCGAAATGGCCCAACGGCAATCGTTCAAGTCCTTGTCGCAGGGCCTGCTCTCTGCGAAGTCCACCGCAGTAAGGAGCGAACAACGCCAATTGAGCGTCTCCGGACGGACTGGACAACGTCATACCGTCGAGCTGTTCCAAGCATGCACCAGTTCACACCCATGGCCCAGCCTGTGCCTAGGACATCTGATTCGAGCTCCATTGCAGAGACCTGGGCAGATCGCAGGGTCGGAATCACTGGCGCAGGGGGTGAACTGGGTCGTGCACTCACGCGCCGGCTCAGACAGAGGGGCGCCTGGGTCGTCGCTCTGAGTCACCGCCACAAGCCAACCGAACTCAACAGCTTGACTGGACCTCAGGAGTGGATCTGCTGGAGCTGCGGAAAGGAGGAGCAACTTGATTCCACCCTGAGGGGTCTTGATCTGCTTGTGCTCAACCACGGCATCAACCCAGGAGGCGATCAGAGCCCCGAGAGCCTCAACAAGGCCCTTGAGGTCAATGCCCTCAGCCAATGGAGACTTCTGCAGCGCTTTGAACAGTTGGAGAGAAACCTGCCGCCAGACAGATGTCCACCGGAACTGTGGGTGAACACATCGGAAGCCGAGATCCAACCGGCGCTGAGCCCTGCTTATGAGCTCAGCAAGCGCTTGATCGGCCAGCTCGTGAGTCTGCGCTGGAGTGCTCCTCGCCAGGAGAGGAACAAACTGCCAAAACTACGCAAACTGGTGCTCGGTCCGTTCCGTTCGGACCTCAATCCGATTGGTGTGATGTCAGCTGATTTCGTGGCAGGTCAGATTCTTTGGCAAGCCGACTTGGGACTGCCGCTGATCATCGTCACCCCCAATCCAATCACTCTGCTGGCGATGCCTTTGATTGAGCTGGGGCGGTTGACCTACAACAGATTTTTGTGGACTAATCGCCGCGATCCGTGAGGATTTCGCAGCCGTCGGATGTCACGACAATCGTGTGCTCCCACTGCGCGGACAGGCTGCCATCGCGAGTGACCACAGTCCAGCGGTCCCTGAGCGTGCGACAGGCTTTGCTGCCGGCATTGAGGATTGGTTCCACCGCGAGGGTCATGCCAGGACGCAATTTGACGTTCGGGAGAACATCCGTTCGGAAGTTGAATACGGAGGGTTCTTCGTGGAGATTGCGGCCTACACCATGCCCCGTGTAGTCCTCCACCACACTGAATCCCCCTTCATGGACACGATCCTCAACGGCTCCAGCGATATCAAGCAACGTGTTACCTGAGCGGATCTGCGCCAGTCCTGCCATCAGTGACTCCTGAGCCACCCTGCTGAGGGTGGCCGCCTGATCACTGACCTCACCGACACAGATGGTGACGCAACTATCGCCGTGATAGCCCTCGAAAAATGCTCCCGTATCCACCTTGAGCAGATCTCCGGCATGAATCACCTTTTTGTTGTTGGGGATGCCGTGCACCACCTCGTTATTGATGCTCGAGCAGATGCTGGCGGGAAAACCGTGATACCCCTTGAAGCTCGGGGTTGCCCCCATTTCTCTGATACGCCGCTCGGCATGGGCATCCAGATCAGCGGTGGTCTGTCCGGGCTCGACCATTTCCATGATCTCCCGAAGCACAGTTGCCACGATGCGACTGGCCTTGGCCATGATTTTTAGCTCTCTCGCCGATTTGATCTCCACGCCCCGACGCTGCTGAATGCGCGGGCCTGTAGCAGTCACGCTGCCGGTTTTGGTCGAGGAAAGCAGGTCAGCGAACAAGTTCATCGGTAATTCCTTCGGGCAGTCCCGACGTCCTGCTGTCACGCTATCAATGGTGACGAGCTAATGCCGGTGGCTCTCTGGATGGCACGACTACGGCGCTGGCACAGCAAAGTGGCGCCTTTGGTTCTTCTGCCGTTGATGACCACAGTCATCACGGGCCTGAGCTACCGAGTCGCACGCGATTGGTTCGGAGTGAGCCGCGACAGCGCCCACTGGCTGATGAGCATTCATGAAGGTGAATGGCTTGGGCCGCAGCTTGAACCGGTGGTGGTGGTGCTCAATGCACTGGGCGTGCTCTGGATGTTGATCACCGGTGGAGGAATGATGTTGCAGTCCTGGAGAAACGCATGGAAGAAACGCTCAGTGGATAGCGGCCCGGCAGGGTAAGCTGGTTGTTTGGCGTGATTACTCGGAGCTGGGATGGCAGCGGACCAAAAAGACACATCTGCAGACGACAGCGCAGACGTCACAAGTATTGAGAACGAGTCCCCGAAGACTGCTGCTCCAGCTGCCAAGGCTGAACGCCTCAACCCTGCCGAGCTGATCAGACAGTTTGAGCAGGCGCAGCAGAAAACCGACCTACCCGAGATCTATGTCGGCGATACCGTTCGAGTCGGCGTTCGCATCAGTGAAGGCAACAAGGAACGCGTCCAGCCCTACGAGGGAGTGGTGATTGCCAAGCGTCATGGCGGGGTGAATCAAACCATCACGGTCCGTCGGATTTTTCAGGGCATCGGCGTTGAAAGAGTTTTTATGCTGCATAGTCCTCAAGTTGCCTCCATCAAGGTGGAGCGCCGAGGTAAGGTACGACGGGCGAAGCTTTTCTATCTGCGGGAACGGGTGGGCAAGGCCACCCGCGTGAAGCAGCGCTTCGATCGCTGAGGCTTAGGCCTCGTTCAATCCAATGCCATCGCGTTTGTGATGGTCGAGGGGCCCATCGCCTTGCGCCGTTAGTTCAGTTGGTAGAACGCAGGTCTCCAAAACCTGATGTCGGGGGTTCAAGTCCTCCACGGCGCGTCCGATGGCCCCTTCTGCAGTTTCCTAGTTTCGAGCATGGAGTTGGATCTTCAACCTGGTGATGTGGTCAAGGTCCTCGAATCAGCCGCCCTCGGCTGGGTTCGTGCCCGTGTCATTCGCGTCAAATCCGGAGGACGTGTGGTCGTTCAAAGCGATCAGGGCCGTGAGTTCACTGCCCGTGGCAATCAAGTCCGTTTGATTGAGCCTGCAGGTTTCCGCCCTTGACCAAGGCGAACCCATCCCTGCACGGGATCACCGAGACCGGTGGCTGTGGCCACCGGTTTTTTATGCCTTCCGAGAATGCTGTCGGGGAGCACAAACTTTTGTGTTTGCACAGGGGTTCAACCCTGATTGGCAAATGGCGCATCTTGAAGCAGAACCCATGTCTTGCTTTAAAACCACGCGTGTATTGACGGAGGGCAGGGCAACAGTCGATACTTTCGATGTCGCGTGAGCGACACAGATCAGATTCCAACGCACTAGCACCGTCGATCTGAATCCGATCTGGGACCGTAGTTCAACCGGTTAGAGCACCGCCCTGTCACGGCGGAAGTTGCGGGTTCGAATCCCGTCGGTCCCGTTCTTCATCCCGAGCCACACCATGGTGCGTGTTCGTCTGGCCCCGAGTCCAACGGGCACTCTCCACATTGGGACGGCAAGAACAGCGGTCTTCAACTGGTTGTTCGCTCGAAACCAGAAAGGTCAGTTTCTGCTGAGAATTGAGGACACTGACAAGGAGCGCTCCAAGCCCGAATTCACCGCCAATATCCTCGAAGGACTGTCATGGCTGGGAATCGACTGGGATGAAGATCCCACGATCCAGAGCAAGCGGGTCAACGAGCATCGTGCTGCCATCCAGACGCTGCTCGACAGAGGCCTCGCCTACCGCTGCTACGCCAGCGAAGAGGAACTCGCAACCATGCGAGAGGTCCAGAAAGCGGAGAACAGAGCCCCTCGCTACGACAACCGACACAGACAGCTCACAACGGAGCAAGAAGCGTCATTTCAGGCTGAGGGCCGTGAAGCGGTGATCCGCTTCCTGATCGATGACGGTGAAGACATCCACTGGCGTGATCTTGTCCGTGGACCGATGCATTGGCGTGGAGCTGATCTCGGAGGTGACATGGTCATTGCCCGTCGCGCTCCCGCCGACCAGATCGGAGACCCTCTTTACAACCTTGTGGTTGTGGTCGATGACGCGGCCATGGCAATCACGCATGTCATCCGAGGCGAGGACCACATCGCCAACACAGCCAAGCAGCTTCTGCTGTATCAGGCTCTGGAGCTGACCGCGCCGACCTTTGCCCACACCCCGCTGATCCTCAATGCCGAGGGGCGCAAACTCTCCAAGCGGGACGGCGTCACATCGATCAATGAGTTCCGGTCGATGGGGTACACGGCGGAGGCGATCGCCAACTACATGACTCTGCTGGGCTGGTCCGTTCCCGAAGGAATGGACGAACGCTTCACCCTCATGCAGGCAGCCGAAGTCTTCAGCTTCGATCGGGTGAACAAAGCTGGGGCGCGGTTCGACTGGGACAAGCTCAACTGGCTTAATGCACAGGTTCTGCACGGACTTACATCGCAGCAACTGCTGAATGACCTCTCGCCGCTCTGGCTCGAGCAGGGGTGGAGCCTCCCTGAGGACGTGAACTGGAGCCTGGCCTTATGCGAACTGCTCGGCCCGTCTCTCACCCTGCTGAAGGACGGCATTGACCAGGCAGAACCCTTTTTTACCTGCCCTGAGCTTGAAGACGATGGGCTCAAGCAACTAGAAGCCGATAGAGCCAAGCAGGCGATCGGTGAGCTTGTGCAGTCGCTCGAGAATGATCCATGGGACGGTCATGACACCTCAAAGGCACAGGAACTGCTGACCAATGCCGCAAGCAAAGCCGGAGTCAAAAAGGGTGTTCTGATGAAATCGTTGCGTGCTGCTCTGCTCGGCCGTCTCCAGGGACCAGATCTGATCACAACCTGGTCATTGCTGGCCAGGGTCGGGCAGGACCTGCCCCGTCTGAAGCGCTGCTTCACCTGACTCTTCAGGCTTGGATTGAATCAGACCTAAAACTCGTGCCAAGGGCTGGGCCGTCAGACCCTGCAATCCCACAGTCATCAGAATCGTGAGAAACACAAGACCCTGAAGTCGGCCTGCCCCGAGGATCCCGGCCTGCTCAAGACGAATAGAAAACAGAGATGCCACGGCGGCCGTCACAATTCCTCTCGGCGCTAGCCACCCCATGAACAGACGTTGACGCCAGTCAAGTGGCAATCCGATCGTGGCAACGCCCACTGCCGCGGGACGCACCAGCAGCATCAGCACCAAAACACAACTGACGCCACCCCAGCCGAGAGGACTGAGTTCAGCCCACGACACATCAGCCGCCAGCAGCGGGAACAGCATCGTGATGGCCAGTCGGGCCAGTTCGCGAATCAGCTCATCCAGCTGAGCGGCCTGCGTTGATGGACGACGGCCCACCACAACACCTGCAGCGACTGATGCCGGCAGACCGGACTCGGGTAGCAACCATTCGCAAATGGCAAACATCAGAAAAAGAACACCAAGGGTCAACTGCAGGCGTAAGCCCACGGCATGGTCTGAAGGCAAACGTTTCAACAGCTCGGCAAGCAGCCATCCAACTGCGACTCCGATCAGCACCCCACCACCCAGGCGGAACAGCAGACCAATCGCAAGACCTCGCCAACCGTAGAGATCACCAAGCAGCAGCTCAAGCAGCAACAGTGCAAGCACGGCTCCCACGGGCTCGAGCACCAATCCCTCCGCTTCGAGAACATCCCCGAGGGGAGGAGCCAGGCGAATCTGTTGCACGATCGGCGTGACCACCGTGGGGCCCGTACCCAAAACAATGGCGCTGTAGACCGCAGACACGGACCAACCCAATCCGGCCAGCCAGTGCGCGGCCAAGATTCCCGCTCCCAGCGACAGCAGCAAACGCAGCACTGAAATCCGCAGCACGGTCGCCTTGATGGTGTCTCCGGGCAAGCGCAGATTCAGCCCACCATCAAATAGAACAAGACTCACGAGCAGGCCAACGGTGGTCTCCAGGCCCTCGCCCAGGTCCAGAGGCTCCACCAAGCCAAGACCGGATCGTCCGATCAGCAATCCTGACAACAGCAACAGCACCACCCCTGGCAGTCCTGACAGAGCGGCGAGCAATCGAGCCCCGGCCCCGGCGAACACCGTGATGCCCCAGAGCAGTCCGAGCCTCTCAGGCGTCATCGATGGATGCGAATTGCGGTTCCACACGCAAACCGATGACCGCTTCGGGGCGAATCACCAGATATTCCCCTTCGAGATCCCCAAGGGGGACATTCACAAAAGCCTGACCACTCCCGCCGCTGGCCAGTGCCTGGTACCACTCCTGAAAGGACTCGAGAGTAGGGAAATAC
This window encodes:
- a CDS encoding sodium:proton antiporter: MTPERLGLLWGITVFAGAGARLLAALSGLPGVVLLLLSGLLIGRSGLGLVEPLDLGEGLETTVGLLVSLVLFDGGLNLRLPGDTIKATVLRISVLRLLLSLGAGILAAHWLAGLGWSVSAVYSAIVLGTGPTVVTPIVQQIRLAPPLGDVLEAEGLVLEPVGAVLALLLLELLLGDLYGWRGLAIGLLFRLGGGVLIGVAVGWLLAELLKRLPSDHAVGLRLQLTLGVLFLMFAICEWLLPESGLPASVAAGVVVGRRPSTQAAQLDELIRELARLAITMLFPLLAADVSWAELSPLGWGGVSCVLVLMLLVRPAAVGVATIGLPLDWRQRLFMGWLAPRGIVTAAVASLFSIRLEQAGILGAGRLQGLVFLTILMTVGLQGLTAQPLARVLGLIQSKPEESGEAALQTGQVLPDPGQQ
- the map gene encoding type I methionyl aminopeptidase yields the protein MNLFADLLSSTKTGSVTATGPRIQQRRGVEIKSARELKIMAKASRIVATVLREIMEMVEPGQTTADLDAHAERRIREMGATPSFKGYHGFPASICSSINNEVVHGIPNNKKVIHAGDLLKVDTGAFFEGYHGDSCVTICVGEVSDQAATLSRVAQESLMAGLAQIRSGNTLLDIAGAVEDRVHEGGFSVVEDYTGHGVGRNLHEEPSVFNFRTDVLPNVKLRPGMTLAVEPILNAGSKACRTLRDRWTVVTRDGSLSAQWEHTIVVTSDGCEILTDRGD
- the rplS gene encoding 50S ribosomal protein L19, coding for MAADQKDTSADDSADVTSIENESPKTAAPAAKAERLNPAELIRQFEQAQQKTDLPEIYVGDTVRVGVRISEGNKERVQPYEGVVIAKRHGGVNQTITVRRIFQGIGVERVFMLHSPQVASIKVERRGKVRRAKLFYLRERVGKATRVKQRFDR
- the gltX gene encoding glutamate--tRNA ligase, with amino-acid sequence MVRVRLAPSPTGTLHIGTARTAVFNWLFARNQKGQFLLRIEDTDKERSKPEFTANILEGLSWLGIDWDEDPTIQSKRVNEHRAAIQTLLDRGLAYRCYASEEELATMREVQKAENRAPRYDNRHRQLTTEQEASFQAEGREAVIRFLIDDGEDIHWRDLVRGPMHWRGADLGGDMVIARRAPADQIGDPLYNLVVVVDDAAMAITHVIRGEDHIANTAKQLLLYQALELTAPTFAHTPLILNAEGRKLSKRDGVTSINEFRSMGYTAEAIANYMTLLGWSVPEGMDERFTLMQAAEVFSFDRVNKAGARFDWDKLNWLNAQVLHGLTSQQLLNDLSPLWLEQGWSLPEDVNWSLALCELLGPSLTLLKDGIDQAEPFFTCPELEDDGLKQLEADRAKQAIGELVQSLENDPWDGHDTSKAQELLTNAASKAGVKKGVLMKSLRAALLGRLQGPDLITTWSLLARVGQDLPRLKRCFT
- a CDS encoding hyperconserved protein Hcp; its protein translation is MELDLQPGDVVKVLESAALGWVRARVIRVKSGGRVVVQSDQGREFTARGNQVRLIEPAGFRP
- the ebsA gene encoding type IV pilus biogenesis protein EbsA — its product is MEQLDGMTLSSPSGDAQLALFAPYCGGLRREQALRQGLERLPLGHFEGQRARSDAQPHRYELSWSPANAPLQACRCELRFQDWADQHYSFRCPAHQLLDWLMQTVEAGRQDLPDSFWQWLLLEQIGEEGSP
- a CDS encoding PepSY domain-containing protein codes for the protein MPVALWMARLRRWHSKVAPLVLLPLMTTVITGLSYRVARDWFGVSRDSAHWLMSIHEGEWLGPQLEPVVVVLNALGVLWMLITGGGMMLQSWRNAWKKRSVDSGPAG
- a CDS encoding SDR family oxidoreductase, encoding MHQFTPMAQPVPRTSDSSSIAETWADRRVGITGAGGELGRALTRRLRQRGAWVVALSHRHKPTELNSLTGPQEWICWSCGKEEQLDSTLRGLDLLVLNHGINPGGDQSPESLNKALEVNALSQWRLLQRFEQLERNLPPDRCPPELWVNTSEAEIQPALSPAYELSKRLIGQLVSLRWSAPRQERNKLPKLRKLVLGPFRSDLNPIGVMSADFVAGQILWQADLGLPLIIVTPNPITLLAMPLIELGRLTYNRFLWTNRRDP